The DNA sequence CGATATTTGTTTCACTTTTGTGCATGCTGGGAAAAGCATAAGCAGACTAATAAAAAAAGGAGACGATACAAATGGCAGAAGAAAGAAGAAAAGATGGAATGGATCACAAAATAGAAGGTGCTGCCGACAAGATGAAAGGCGAAGCAAAGGATCAGATCGGCCAGCTTACTGATGACAAATCAAAGCAAGCAGAAGGCAAATGGGATAAATTGAAAGGCGAAGCGAAAGACTCGCTTGGCAATATGAAAAATAAAATGGATCGGGATTGATAGAAAAAATGGCGGTCGGACTATTTTCCGGTCGCCATTTTTTATTCAATTTATTAAGAGGTCTTTCTAC is a window from the Aciduricibacillus chroicocephali genome containing:
- a CDS encoding CsbD family protein, giving the protein MAEERRKDGMDHKIEGAADKMKGEAKDQIGQLTDDKSKQAEGKWDKLKGEAKDSLGNMKNKMDRD